A single window of Apodemus sylvaticus chromosome 4, mApoSyl1.1, whole genome shotgun sequence DNA harbors:
- the LOC127682613 gene encoding guanylate-binding protein 1-like isoform X5: MASEIYMPDPVCLIENSGEQLVVNQEALEILSAIEKPVVVVAIVGLYRTGKSYLMNKLAGKQKGFSLGSTVQSHTKGIWMWCMPHPQNPEHTLVLLDTEGLEDVKKGDNQNDCWIFALAVLLSSTFIYNSIGTINQQAMDQLHYVTKLTDLIKSKSSPNQSDEDDSANFVGFFPIFVWTLRDFSLDLEEDGKSITPDDYLESSLALRKGNDEKTKRFNEPRLCIRKFFPKRKCFTFDRPADRKQLRKLEFMGEEELNQEFVEEIEQFTSYIFRDSGVKTLSGGIIVNGNRLKSLVETYLNAINSGSLPCMESAVMTLAQIENSAAVQKAITHYEEQMNQKIQMPTETLQELLALHRTCESEATAIFVTNSFMDVDKKFQKELGTLLEGKLDAFVKKNTDMSSARCSDLLEGIFGPLEEEVKQGTFHKPGGYYLYLQKKRELEKKYKQTPGKGLQAKEMLRKYNESKEEVAETLLKMDQSLTEKDKQIAAEHAKAEAAEAAKRAQEEMQKKYEQLMEQKEKSNQELMKQMTEKMEQERRVFMAEQERIIALKMQEQERLLREGFMAESRMLREEIRKMQESQSSCTIL, encoded by the exons ATGGCCTCAGAAATTTACATGCCAGACCCAGTGTGCCTCATTGAGAACTCAGGTGAGCAGTTGGTGGTCAACCAGGAAGCTCTGGAGATCCTGTCTGCTATCGAAAAGCCTGTGGTGGTGGTTGCAATAGTGGGCTTGTACCGCACAGGCAAATCCTATCTGATGAATAAGCTGGCTGGAAAGCAGAAGG GCTTCTCCCTGGGTTCTACTGTGCAGTCTCACACAAAGGGCATCTGGATGTGGTGCATGCCTCATCCCCAGAACCCTGAACACACCCTGGTTCTGCTGGACACGGAGGGTCTGGAAGATGTAAAGAAG GGTGACAACCAGAATGACTGCTGGATCTTTGCCTTGGCAGTCCTCCTCAGCAGCACCTTCATCTACAACAGCATAGGAACCATCAACCAGCAGGCCATGGACCAGCTGCA CTATGTGACAAAACTGACTGATCTAATCAAATCAAAGTCATCCCCTAATCAGAGCGATGAAGATGACTCAGCTAACTTTGTAGGCTTCTTTCCCATCTTTGTGTGGACTCTGAGGGATTTCTCACTGGACCTGGAAGAAGATGGAAAATCTATCACTCCTGATGATTACCTGGAGAGTTCACTGGCTCTGAGAAAAG GAAATGATGAGAAAACTAAAAGATTTAATGAGCCACGACTGTGTATCAGGAAGTTCTTCCCGAAGAGGAAGTGCTTCACCTTCGACAGGCCTGCTGACAGGAAGCAACTTCGCAAACTAGAGTTTATGGGGGAGGAGGAGCTGAATCAAGAATTTGTAGAAGAAATTGAACAATTTACTTCATACATCTTCAGGGACTCTGGTGTCAAGACTCTGTCTGGTGGCATCATAGTCAATGGGAATC GCCTAAAAAGCTTGGTGGAGACTTATCTCAATGCCATCAACAGCGGGTCTCTCCCCTGCATGGAGAGCGCTGTGATGACTTTGGCCCAGATAGAGAACTCAGCAGCAGTGCAAAAGGCCATTACCCACTATGAAGAACAGATGAATCAGAAGATTCAGATGCCTACAGAAACCCTCCAGGAGCTGCTGGCTCTGCACAGGACCTGTGAGAGTGAGGCCACTGCGATCTTCGTGACAAATTCTTTCATGGATGTAGACAAAAAATTCCAGAAGGAATTAGGG ACCCTGCTGGAAGGCAAGCTAGATGCCTTTGTTAAGAAGAACACGGACATGTCATCAGCTCGATGCTCAGATTTGCTGGAGGGGAtctttggtcctctggaagaagaagTGAAGCAAGGGACATTTCATAAACCAGGAGGTTACTACCTTTATCTTCAAAAGAAACGAGAGCTGGAGAAAAAGTATAAGCAGACTCCTGGAAAGGGACTCCAG GCTAAAGAGATGTTGAGAAAGTACAATGAGTCCAAGGAGGAGGTGGCTGAAACACTTCTAAAGATGGACCAGTCACTCACAGAAAAGGACAAGCAGATTGCAG CGGAACATGCAAAAGCTGAAGCCGCAGAAGCTGCAAAGAGAGcacaggaggaaatgcaaaagaaGTATGAGCAGCTGatggaacagaaggaaaagagtaatCAAGAGCTCATGAAACAGATGACTGAGAAGATGGAGCAGGAACGGAGAGTGTTCATGGCAGAGCAAGAAAGAATCATAGCCCTTAAAATGCAG GAACAGGAAAGACTTCTCAGGGAAGGATTCATGGCTGAGAGCAGGATGCTACGTGAAGAGATAAGGAAAATGCAGGAGTCGCAGTCATCTTGCACCATACTCTAA